In a single window of the Pocillopora verrucosa isolate sample1 chromosome 4, ASM3666991v2, whole genome shotgun sequence genome:
- the LOC131774983 gene encoding uncharacterized protein C11orf98 homolog — translation MTGGDKINRPKTALQKNISKLTRVKKAQKKKQQQKNKGSKQSNNQRGSVSISAKKKRLIMKEIKKQRKEENAMEVVTQQQIHKKPEGKKIKETNAEKMDTS, via the exons ATGACAGGTGGCGATAAAATTAATCGACCAAAAACG gctttgcAGAAAAATATTAGCAAGCTCACGAGAGTAAAAAAAGCACAGAAAAAGAAgcaacaacagaaaaacaaaggaTCCAAGCAAAG TAACAACCAGAGGGGCAGTGTTTCAATATCTGCAAAAAAGAAGAGACttataatgaaagaaataaaaaagcaaagaaaagaagaaaatgcaatGGAAG TTGTTACACAGCAGCAAATTCATAAGAAACCAGAGGGAAAGAAAATCAAGGAGACTAACGCTGAGAAAATGGACACAAGCTAA